In Cercospora beticola chromosome 3, complete sequence, the following proteins share a genomic window:
- a CDS encoding uncharacterized protein (antiSMASH:Cluster_12) — protein sequence MSLSIAERTSEGTRLTWEVVAEHEKEVTVLDRKSVELTKDIESDQIRAKKLKPDISRLTAEREQACSSLEKACTSSEKTSQEREGLNQTVLSLRAETKASLKTIAEQKSEMEGLQGEIEILAKAVKEEKDDLRKTLESPDSSAE from the exons ATGTCGCTATC TATTGCCGAAC GAACGAGCGAAGGCACGCGCCTAACTTGGGAGGTAGTCGCAGAGCACGAAAAAGAGGTCACTGTGCTGGATCGCAAATCTGTTGAGCTTACCAAAGACATCGAGAGCGACCAGATCCGAGCGAAAAAGCTCAAACCAGACATTTCTCGACTTACGGCCGAGCGAGAACAGGCCTGCTCCAGCTTGGAGAAGGCCTGCACCAGCTCAGAGAAGACCAGCCAGGAGAGAGAAGGCCTGAATCAGACAGTGCTAAGCCTCAGGGCGGAGACGAAGGCCTCTCTGAAGACTATagcagagcagaagtccGAGATGGAGGGTTTACAAGGCGAGATCGAGATTTTGGCGAAGGCGGTcaaagaagagaaggatgATCTTCGCAAGACGCTTGAAAGCCCAGACTCCAGCGCGGAGTAG
- a CDS encoding uncharacterized protein (antiSMASH:Cluster_12): protein MRGARYPFLIVTLLVDTATGSNSMYILAAMLDLKNKPLPLLLSPGELPRLRSFKIGHFLSA from the coding sequence ATGCGAGGAGCGAGATATCCATTCTTGATCGTGACCTTGCTCGTAGACACTGCCACCGGAAGCAACTCCATGTACATCCTCGCCGCTATGCTCGATCTGAAGAACAAgcctcttccgcttcttctcagcCCCGGTGAACTGCCACGATTGCGCTCGTTCAAGATTGGACACTTCCTTTCGGCTTAG